One part of the Streptomyces sp. NBC_00286 genome encodes these proteins:
- a CDS encoding ATP-binding cassette domain-containing protein: MPGAIYAEGLVKTFGDVRALDGVDFDVPEGTVLGLLGPNGAGKTTAVRCLTTLLRPDRGKAIVAGIDVLKNPNEVRRSIGLSGQFAAVDEYLTGRENLQMVGQLYQMKAKDAKVRAGELLEQFNLADAADRPAKTYSGGMRRRLDLAAALVVSPPVMFMDEPTTGLDPRNRQQLWEVIKRLVSGGTTLLLTTQYLEEADHLAHDICVVDHGRVIARGTSDQLKARTGGERVEVVVHEREHIATASEVLRGFGKGETTVEEHTRKLTVPVTGGAKLLAEVIRELDTRGIEIDDIGLRRPTLDDVFLSLTGHHAEAEDDENGLVQDAKGRKPKSKQDKVKQDKVKQDKDEKEAAE, encoded by the coding sequence ATGCCAGGCGCCATCTACGCCGAAGGCCTCGTGAAGACCTTCGGTGACGTAAGGGCTCTGGACGGCGTCGACTTCGATGTCCCGGAGGGCACCGTGCTGGGCCTGCTCGGGCCGAACGGCGCGGGCAAGACCACCGCGGTCCGCTGCCTGACCACACTGCTGCGCCCCGACCGGGGCAAGGCGATCGTCGCAGGCATCGACGTACTCAAGAACCCCAACGAAGTACGGCGCTCGATCGGCCTGTCCGGCCAGTTCGCCGCGGTCGACGAGTATCTGACCGGCCGCGAGAACCTCCAAATGGTCGGCCAGCTCTACCAGATGAAGGCGAAGGACGCGAAGGTGCGGGCGGGCGAGCTGCTCGAGCAGTTCAACCTCGCCGACGCCGCCGACCGCCCCGCCAAGACGTACTCCGGCGGCATGCGCCGCCGGCTCGACCTCGCGGCGGCGCTCGTCGTCTCGCCACCGGTCATGTTCATGGACGAGCCGACGACCGGTCTCGACCCGCGCAACCGCCAGCAGCTGTGGGAGGTCATCAAGCGACTGGTCTCCGGCGGTACGACCCTGCTGCTGACCACCCAGTACCTCGAAGAGGCCGACCACCTCGCCCACGACATCTGCGTCGTGGACCACGGCCGCGTCATCGCCCGCGGCACCTCGGACCAGCTCAAGGCTCGGACCGGCGGCGAGCGCGTAGAGGTCGTCGTCCACGAGCGCGAGCACATAGCCACCGCGTCCGAGGTGCTTCGGGGCTTCGGCAAGGGTGAGACGACCGTCGAGGAGCACACACGCAAGCTGACCGTGCCCGTGACCGGCGGCGCCAAGCTCCTCGCGGAGGTCATCCGCGAACTCGACACCCGTGGCATCGAGATCGACGACATCGGCCTGCGCCGCCCCACCCTCGACGACGTCTTCCTCTCCCTGACGGGACACCACGCCGAGGCCGAGGACGATGAGAACGGCTTGGTGCAGGACGCCAAGGGCCGTAAGCCCAAGTCCAAGCAGGACAAGGTCAAGCAGGACAAGGTCAAGCAGGACAAGGACGAGAAGGAGGCCGCAGAATGA